The following proteins are encoded in a genomic region of Mycoplasmopsis columbinasalis:
- the dnaK gene encoding molecular chaperone DnaK encodes MAKEIILGIDLGTTNSVVSIVENGQPIVLENLNGKRTTPSVVSFKNGEIIVGENAKKQIETNPDTIASIKRLMGTTKTVTANGKQYKPEEISAMILEHLKKYAEQKIGHTISKAVITVPAYFDNAQREATKIAGKIAGLEVLRIVNEPTAAALAFGLDKTDKEKKVLVFDLGGGTFDVSILELAGGTFEVLATSGNNHLGGDDWDNKIVEWLVTKIKTDHNVDVKADKMAMARLKEAAEKAKIDLSSSMVANISLPFLLFLNGQPVNIDVELKRSEFEKMTADLLDKCRKPVETALTDAKLSAADLDDVLMVGGSTRMPAVQELVEKLLSKKPNHSVNPDEVVALGAAIQGAVLAGDINDILLVDVTPLTLGIETAGGIATPLIQRNTRIPITKSQIFTTFADNQTDVTIKVVQGERPLASENKTLAEFNLGGIEPAPRGVPQIEVSFKIDANGITTVTAKDVKTNKEQSVTIKNSTKLSDAEVERMIKEAEENREADAKKTADIETLVKAETLVSKLETAFKENKDKMSEEEIKRSETEINQLHEMIKNKEYDKLRETLDKFEKLFAQLSKMHENTQHQETTTQQDFKEEDAK; translated from the coding sequence ATGGCGAAAGAAATTATTTTAGGAATTGACCTTGGAACAACTAACTCAGTTGTTTCAATCGTTGAAAATGGACAACCAATTGTTTTAGAAAATTTAAATGGTAAGAGAACAACTCCATCAGTAGTAAGTTTTAAAAACGGTGAAATTATTGTTGGAGAAAATGCAAAGAAACAAATTGAAACCAACCCAGACACTATTGCTTCTATTAAAAGATTAATGGGAACAACCAAAACTGTTACAGCAAATGGCAAACAATACAAGCCAGAAGAAATCAGTGCAATGATTTTGGAACACCTTAAGAAATACGCAGAACAAAAAATTGGCCACACAATTTCTAAGGCTGTTATTACAGTGCCGGCATATTTTGATAACGCACAACGTGAAGCAACTAAAATCGCAGGTAAAATCGCTGGTTTAGAAGTTTTAAGAATTGTGAATGAACCAACCGCTGCTGCCCTTGCTTTTGGTCTTGACAAAACTGATAAAGAAAAGAAAGTGTTAGTTTTTGACCTTGGTGGTGGAACATTTGACGTTTCTATTCTTGAATTAGCTGGCGGTACTTTCGAAGTTTTAGCTACTTCAGGAAATAACCACTTAGGTGGAGACGACTGAGACAACAAAATTGTTGAATGACTTGTAACTAAAATTAAAACAGACCACAATGTTGACGTTAAAGCCGACAAAATGGCGATGGCTCGTTTGAAAGAAGCTGCTGAAAAAGCCAAAATTGACCTTTCATCATCTATGGTAGCTAATATTTCTCTACCATTCCTTCTCTTCTTAAATGGTCAACCAGTTAACATTGACGTAGAATTGAAACGTAGTGAATTTGAAAAAATGACTGCTGACTTACTTGATAAATGTCGCAAACCGGTTGAAACTGCGTTGACAGATGCAAAATTAAGCGCTGCCGACCTTGATGATGTTTTAATGGTGGGTGGTTCAACTCGTATGCCAGCTGTGCAAGAACTTGTTGAAAAATTACTTAGCAAAAAACCAAACCACTCAGTTAATCCAGATGAAGTCGTAGCGCTTGGTGCAGCTATTCAAGGCGCTGTGCTTGCTGGTGATATCAACGACATTTTATTAGTTGACGTAACTCCATTGACACTTGGAATTGAAACTGCTGGTGGTATCGCAACCCCATTAATCCAAAGAAACACCAGAATTCCAATTACCAAAAGCCAAATTTTTACAACTTTTGCTGATAACCAAACTGATGTAACCATTAAAGTTGTGCAAGGTGAAAGACCACTTGCCTCTGAAAACAAAACACTTGCTGAATTTAATTTAGGTGGCATTGAACCTGCGCCTCGTGGTGTACCACAAATTGAAGTTAGTTTCAAAATTGATGCTAATGGTATTACTACAGTAACTGCCAAAGACGTAAAAACTAACAAAGAACAAAGTGTAACCATTAAGAATTCAACTAAACTAAGCGATGCTGAAGTTGAAAGAATGATTAAAGAAGCCGAAGAAAATCGTGAAGCTGATGCTAAGAAAACTGCTGACATTGAAACTCTAGTAAAAGCTGAAACTCTTGTGTCAAAACTTGAAACTGCTTTCAAAGAAAACAAAGACAAAATGTCTGAAGAAGAAATCAAACGTTCTGAAACTGAAATTAACCAGTTACACGAAATGATTAAAAACAAAGAGTATGATAAATTACGTGAAACTTTAGACAAATTTGAAAAACTTTTTGCACAACTAAGCAAAATGCACGAAAACACCCAACACCAAGAAACTACGACACAACAAGATTTTAAAGAAGAAGACGCAAAATAA
- the lon gene encoding endopeptidase La, with amino-acid sequence MHLEQMQNNGLKVFLFDLNSPYKDGYVLCGREELTMSFPLIATGEYENASIINEVKAYNKYKKSNGGKVEKDKAIFALVLYYDSGSKQEAAKYGLSDVDYCPGTKVLKFGHLVRIEDAKKSANNKKLELQVVGRSLVIVRDLLDPNGNKITQEQFVTKATFQAIDSNYGISDPVEMENVFAKFGRFDKFISDLQTNNIYNTILEWRLKNNKINISAAEWIWILNNKLEELSIDNLPFDLENEIESFNALSFEDTILTNANDAKEKFLSQHAVLSAMMCTIACGNYERYQVLLHTSISEQLTYLDSIVKSWVSSKELPLEVVRKLVSLDFFTKVDDDPLNIRNDIKKMFDDVSQDLENKGKNTNVIDSIKTFLDQDGLDDIKDTNEKLGKDEQKAKTSKDGDKKKRSKKTTNAEQDQLNGDVTDLTKNSEAPVFVIDEELADFQKTKKQEEERKKLKNFIEMEANNKMKKNLDRSQKDFMLREKIKALKEILNENNPNATEDQDFAQLLDDPIKVQAFPESVLKLIATESDRLKQMMPGSPDANLTQVYINTLKTLPWRKVEVETLDIKRAREILDKNHYGLTEVKERVIEYLVLIINHKNLDAQNPENKDKVLVFPDDPELAVDKSLFKEVNKHTKKSQKEFNNVPILTLVGPPGTGKTSLARAIAEALNKTYIKISLGGVNDEAEIRGHRKTYVGAMPGKIIKGIQKANVSNPLVLLDEIDKMSSNSNKGDPSSAMLEALDPEQNTKFQDNYIEHEYDLSKVLFIATANYYENIPKPLIDRVEVIELSSYTISEKIKIARQHLIHDVIRQAGLPLEKFQIADDVIEHVIKNYTMEAGVRGLKRQLDKLARKIVTKIVEGETFTEFVITKAIASEFLGVPTTFDDELSKKNEVGLVNGLAWTPIGGSTLQIEVTTFPGKGSNGIKLTGSLKDVMKESATIALTYVRTNAEKFGITNFDFENTEIHIHVPEGAVPKDGPSAGITFTTALISALSNTPVPQDVAMTGEITLRGRVLNIGGLKEKSFAAFKKGIKTVFIPKGNLKDLVKIPDEVKNALTFVPVENYSEIYEAIFAKNKPKKTNKSN; translated from the coding sequence ATGCATCTAGAACAAATGCAAAACAATGGGTTAAAAGTCTTTTTATTTGATTTAAACTCACCTTACAAAGATGGTTATGTACTTTGTGGGCGCGAAGAACTCACGATGTCATTCCCTTTGATTGCAACTGGTGAGTATGAAAATGCATCGATTATTAACGAAGTTAAGGCATACAATAAATACAAAAAAAGCAACGGTGGTAAAGTTGAAAAAGATAAGGCAATTTTTGCTTTAGTGCTTTATTATGACAGTGGCTCAAAACAAGAAGCTGCCAAATATGGTTTAAGTGATGTTGATTATTGCCCTGGCACTAAGGTACTTAAATTTGGTCATCTCGTAAGAATTGAAGATGCTAAAAAAAGTGCCAATAATAAAAAACTAGAGTTGCAAGTTGTAGGTCGTTCATTAGTTATTGTTCGTGATCTTTTAGATCCTAATGGTAACAAAATCACACAAGAACAATTTGTCACCAAAGCAACTTTTCAAGCAATTGACAGCAATTACGGAATTTCAGATCCTGTGGAAATGGAAAATGTTTTTGCTAAATTTGGTCGTTTTGACAAATTTATTTCTGACTTACAAACTAACAACATTTACAACACTATTTTAGAGTGAAGATTAAAAAACAACAAAATCAACATTTCTGCAGCCGAATGAATTTGAATTTTAAACAACAAATTAGAAGAATTAAGCATTGACAACTTACCATTTGATCTTGAAAATGAAATTGAGAGTTTTAACGCACTTTCGTTTGAAGACACAATCTTAACTAACGCTAATGATGCAAAAGAAAAATTCTTGAGTCAGCACGCTGTTTTATCAGCGATGATGTGTACCATTGCATGTGGCAACTATGAACGTTACCAAGTTTTATTGCACACAAGCATTAGTGAACAACTTACTTATCTTGATTCAATTGTCAAATCATGAGTATCTTCTAAAGAATTACCTTTAGAAGTGGTCAGAAAACTTGTAAGTTTAGACTTTTTCACTAAAGTAGATGATGATCCTCTTAATATTCGTAATGACATCAAAAAAATGTTTGATGATGTTTCACAAGACTTGGAAAACAAGGGCAAAAACACAAATGTGATTGACTCAATTAAAACATTCTTAGATCAAGACGGTCTTGATGACATCAAAGACACTAACGAAAAACTTGGTAAAGATGAGCAGAAAGCTAAAACCAGCAAAGATGGCGACAAGAAAAAACGCAGCAAGAAAACTACAAATGCTGAGCAAGACCAACTTAACGGTGATGTAACTGATCTAACTAAAAACTCAGAAGCGCCTGTGTTTGTTATTGACGAAGAATTAGCCGACTTTCAAAAAACTAAAAAACAAGAAGAAGAACGCAAAAAATTAAAAAACTTCATCGAAATGGAAGCTAACAACAAGATGAAGAAAAACCTTGACCGTTCACAAAAAGACTTTATGTTACGTGAAAAAATCAAGGCTTTAAAAGAAATTTTGAACGAAAACAACCCAAACGCCACAGAAGATCAAGATTTTGCGCAGTTGCTAGATGATCCAATTAAAGTTCAAGCTTTTCCTGAATCAGTGTTGAAATTAATTGCGACTGAAAGTGACAGATTAAAACAAATGATGCCTGGCAGCCCTGATGCTAACTTAACGCAAGTTTACATCAATACACTCAAAACCTTGCCATGACGAAAAGTTGAAGTCGAAACTCTTGATATCAAACGTGCGCGGGAAATTTTAGACAAAAACCATTATGGTTTAACTGAAGTAAAAGAAAGAGTCATTGAATACTTGGTTTTAATTATTAACCACAAGAACTTAGACGCACAAAACCCTGAAAACAAAGATAAAGTTCTTGTGTTCCCTGATGATCCAGAATTAGCTGTTGATAAGAGTTTATTTAAAGAAGTTAATAAACACACGAAAAAATCACAAAAAGAATTTAATAACGTGCCAATTCTAACTTTGGTTGGGCCTCCAGGAACTGGAAAAACTTCTTTGGCACGTGCAATTGCGGAAGCTTTAAATAAAACTTACATCAAAATTAGTTTAGGTGGCGTCAATGATGAAGCTGAAATTCGTGGTCACCGGAAAACTTATGTGGGAGCAATGCCAGGAAAAATTATTAAAGGTATTCAAAAAGCTAATGTTTCCAACCCACTTGTGTTATTAGATGAAATTGACAAAATGTCATCAAATAGCAATAAAGGCGATCCTTCTTCAGCGATGCTTGAAGCGCTTGACCCTGAACAAAACACCAAATTCCAAGATAATTACATTGAACACGAATATGACTTGTCAAAAGTTTTATTCATTGCCACAGCTAACTATTACGAAAATATTCCAAAACCATTAATTGACCGTGTGGAAGTGATTGAATTAAGCAGTTATACCATTAGTGAAAAAATTAAAATTGCTCGCCAACACTTAATTCACGATGTTATTCGTCAAGCTGGTTTACCATTAGAAAAATTCCAAATTGCTGATGATGTAATTGAACATGTAATTAAAAATTACACTATGGAAGCAGGTGTGCGTGGTCTTAAACGTCAACTCGACAAATTAGCGCGCAAAATTGTGACAAAAATCGTCGAAGGCGAAACTTTCACTGAGTTTGTTATTACCAAAGCAATTGCAAGCGAATTTCTTGGCGTGCCAACTACTTTTGATGATGAGTTGTCAAAGAAAAACGAAGTTGGTTTAGTGAACGGTCTTGCTTGAACTCCAATTGGTGGTAGCACCCTTCAAATCGAAGTAACCACATTTCCTGGTAAAGGATCGAATGGCATCAAACTCACTGGTTCACTCAAAGATGTAATGAAAGAATCAGCAACTATTGCCTTAACCTATGTACGCACCAATGCTGAAAAATTTGGCATCACCAACTTTGACTTTGAAAACACTGAAATTCACATTCACGTGCCTGAAGGGGCTGTGCCAAAAGATGGTCCAAGTGCCGGTATTACTTTTACCACTGCTTTAATTTCCGCTTTGTCAAATACACCAGTACCTCAAGACGTTGCGATGACTGGTGAAATTACCTTGCGTGGCCGTGTGCTCAACATTGGTGGCTTGAAAGAAAAATCATTCGCTGCTTTCAAAAAAGGTATTAAAACCGTCTTTATTCCTAAAGGTAACCTTAAAGACTTAGTTAAAATTCCTGATGAAGTTAAAAATGCACTTACCTTTGTACCTGTGGAAAACTACAGCGAAATTTACGAAGCTATTTTTGCAAAAAACAAACCAAAAAAGACTAATAAAAGTAATTAA